The following are from one region of the Kineosporia sp. NBRC 101731 genome:
- a CDS encoding phosphogluconate dehydrogenase C-terminal domain-containing protein — protein sequence MSDKQLTIAVIGAGGKMGMRVSNNLQRSNHTVYYVENGEAGKARTIEAGRELSEAADAVKDADVVILSVPDIALGPVSEAIVPQVNPGTVVLTLDPAAAYANLLFRRDDIEYVVAHPCHPSVFLQRKTQAELDDTFGGIAAAQDVVAAIESGNAEKQALAEEVIKLMYAPVLDVHWVTVKQLAYLEPTLVEVVACMIGDLLNEALSETVNKVGVPEPAARAMLMGHVQVALANGLRGDNPFSDACLIAMDYGREKLIKDDWKSIFDDTELDSVLKQMLHLDHIHR from the coding sequence ATGAGCGACAAGCAGCTGACCATCGCCGTCATCGGTGCCGGTGGCAAGATGGGCATGCGGGTCTCCAACAACCTGCAGCGCAGCAACCACACCGTCTACTACGTCGAGAACGGCGAGGCGGGGAAGGCGCGCACCATCGAGGCCGGCCGTGAGCTCTCCGAGGCCGCCGACGCGGTCAAGGACGCCGACGTCGTCATCCTGTCGGTGCCCGACATCGCCCTGGGCCCGGTGTCCGAGGCCATCGTGCCGCAGGTCAACCCGGGCACCGTGGTGCTCACCCTCGACCCGGCCGCCGCGTACGCCAACCTGCTGTTCCGTCGCGACGACATCGAGTACGTCGTGGCGCACCCGTGCCACCCGTCGGTGTTCCTGCAGCGCAAGACCCAGGCCGAGCTCGACGACACCTTCGGTGGCATCGCCGCCGCGCAGGACGTCGTCGCCGCGATCGAGTCGGGCAACGCCGAGAAGCAGGCCTTGGCCGAAGAGGTCATCAAGCTCATGTACGCGCCCGTCCTGGACGTGCACTGGGTGACGGTCAAGCAGCTGGCCTACCTCGAGCCGACCCTGGTCGAGGTCGTCGCCTGCATGATCGGTGACCTCCTCAACGAGGCCCTGTCCGAGACCGTCAACAAGGTCGGCGTGCCCGAGCCCGCCGCCCGCGCCATGCTCATGGGCCACGTTCAGGTCGCCCTGGCCAACGGCCTGCGCGGCGACAACCCGTTCTCCGACGCCTGCCTGATCGCGATGGACTACGGCCGCGAGAAGCTGATCAAGGACGACTGGAAGAGCATCTTCGACGACACCGAGCTCGACAGCGTGCTCAAGCAGATGCTGCACCTGGACCACATCCACCGCTGA
- a CDS encoding AraC family transcriptional regulator → MADPAPLTIVAQSHSHSVAAEWSPHVHPMHELVWVRGGTLTSRIGHQIFTVPAGFGMWLPAGVVHGGRVTAAAQLHSAFFAPGRIPVEFSGPTSITITPLLESLLVRLGRTDLDEGARARAEAVVFDVLEAAERQFALDLPGDHRIDAIAEALIDDPSDDRSLAEWAAQLGTSDRTITRAFREATGLSFAQWRQARRIHAALALLSAGADVQEVSELLGYAQPSTFIAAFRRVMKVTPGTLAKTSGPGLSENPYPLS, encoded by the coding sequence GTGGCGGATCCCGCGCCGCTCACGATCGTGGCCCAGTCTCACTCGCACAGCGTGGCAGCGGAGTGGTCGCCGCACGTGCATCCGATGCATGAGCTGGTCTGGGTGCGCGGGGGCACGCTGACCTCCCGGATCGGGCATCAGATCTTCACCGTGCCAGCCGGTTTCGGCATGTGGCTGCCGGCCGGCGTGGTGCACGGGGGCCGCGTGACCGCCGCCGCGCAGTTGCACAGCGCCTTCTTCGCCCCCGGGCGCATCCCGGTCGAGTTCTCCGGGCCGACGTCGATCACGATCACCCCTCTGCTGGAGTCTCTGCTGGTGCGCCTGGGCCGCACGGATCTGGACGAGGGGGCGCGGGCCCGCGCCGAGGCGGTGGTGTTCGACGTGCTCGAGGCCGCGGAACGGCAGTTCGCCCTCGACCTTCCGGGCGATCACCGGATCGACGCGATCGCCGAGGCACTGATCGACGATCCCTCCGACGACCGCAGCCTGGCCGAGTGGGCCGCACAGCTGGGCACGAGCGACCGCACGATCACCCGGGCGTTCCGCGAGGCGACCGGACTGTCGTTCGCGCAGTGGCGCCAGGCGCGGCGGATCCACGCGGCGCTGGCGCTGCTGTCGGCCGGCGCTGACGTCCAGGAGGTCTCCGAGCTGCTCGGCTACGCGCAGCCGAGCACGTTCATCGCGGCCTTCCGGCGCGTGATGAAGGTGACTCCCGGCACGCTGGCCAAGACATCCGGACCGGGATTGTCCGAAAACCCGTATCCCCTGTCCTGA
- a CDS encoding ABC transporter ATP-binding protein: MPTPGVPAVLRGDRLVLRYGRTTVVQDVSLELRPGRITALVGPNGSGKSTLLRALARLHDVESGQVLLDDQPVSTLSVRQFAQRVTLFTQSRQAPPGLTVSEVVAFGRHPHRRRFSGASTHDRAAIDRAMAATGTADKADRPVSELSGGEMQRVWLAASLAQETGVVLLDEPTNHLDLRYQVETLDLVRDLADERGVAVGIVLHDLDHAARIADSLVLLHAGRIHAAGDPFQVLTAEHLSEVYGLTVEVATDPGTGRLRIDPLGRHPVVRTLPVTPKETLA, from the coding sequence ATGCCCACCCCGGGTGTGCCCGCCGTTCTGCGCGGCGACCGGCTCGTTCTCCGGTACGGCAGAACCACTGTGGTCCAAGATGTTTCACTGGAGCTGCGACCCGGACGGATCACCGCACTGGTCGGGCCGAACGGCAGCGGGAAGTCGACGCTGCTGCGCGCCCTCGCCCGGCTTCACGACGTCGAGAGCGGCCAGGTACTCCTGGACGACCAGCCGGTGTCGACGCTGAGCGTGCGCCAGTTCGCGCAGAGGGTCACCCTGTTCACGCAGTCCCGGCAGGCCCCGCCCGGCCTGACCGTGAGCGAGGTCGTCGCGTTCGGGCGCCATCCGCACCGGCGCCGCTTCAGCGGTGCCTCCACCCACGACCGCGCCGCGATCGACCGGGCCATGGCGGCCACCGGAACCGCGGACAAGGCCGACCGGCCGGTCAGTGAGCTGTCCGGCGGCGAGATGCAGCGTGTCTGGCTCGCCGCCAGCCTCGCCCAGGAGACCGGCGTCGTGCTCCTGGACGAGCCGACCAACCACCTGGATCTCCGCTACCAGGTCGAGACCCTGGACCTGGTGCGCGATCTCGCCGACGAGCGGGGCGTCGCCGTCGGCATCGTGCTGCACGATCTCGACCACGCCGCGCGGATCGCCGACTCCCTCGTGCTCCTGCACGCCGGGCGGATCCACGCCGCGGGCGACCCGTTCCAGGTACTCACCGCCGAGCACCTCAGCGAGGTCTACGGCCTCACCGTCGAGGTCGCCACCGACCCGGGCACCGGGCGCCTGCGCATCGACCCCCTCGGACGGCACCCCGTCGTCCGTACTCTCCCTGTCACCCCGAAAGAGACGTTGGCATGA
- a CDS encoding NAD(P)/FAD-dependent oxidoreductase → MSTSPREARIAVVGAGPAGLTCARILQKHGLDVTVYDRDSGPDARNQGGTLDLDTEHGQNALREAGLLEQFFALARPEGQEMRKVGPTGELLGQHLPEPDEMFKPEIDRGLLRNLLLDSLEPGTVRWGKALASVQDGRRLHFTDGTQEDADLVIGADGASSRVRAAVSSCAPLYSGISFLEAWFDDVEARHTDLADLVGQGLMASADGSRALFAQRNGGDHIRVYIIQKVELDWISRLGLTIHDTAGIRAHLLGEFAGWGPRMTQMLTDNDGVYVNRPIFALPAPYGWEHSPTLTLLGDAAHVMPPIGVGVNLALHDAHDLALALAGSATVEEALTSYEKIMLERSDEIGASLGPGAEGMIDAD, encoded by the coding sequence ATGAGCACATCGCCTCGTGAAGCCCGCATCGCCGTCGTCGGAGCCGGTCCGGCCGGCCTGACCTGCGCCCGGATTCTGCAGAAGCACGGTCTGGACGTCACCGTGTACGACCGCGACTCCGGCCCCGACGCCCGTAACCAGGGCGGCACCCTCGACCTCGACACCGAGCACGGCCAGAACGCCCTGCGGGAGGCCGGCCTGCTCGAGCAGTTCTTCGCCCTGGCCCGGCCCGAGGGCCAGGAGATGCGCAAGGTCGGCCCCACCGGAGAGCTGCTCGGGCAGCACCTTCCCGAGCCCGACGAGATGTTCAAGCCCGAGATCGACCGCGGGCTGCTGCGGAACCTGCTGCTGGACTCGCTGGAGCCCGGAACCGTCCGGTGGGGAAAGGCTCTGGCCTCCGTGCAGGACGGGCGCCGCCTCCACTTCACCGACGGCACGCAGGAGGACGCCGACCTGGTGATCGGCGCCGACGGTGCCTCCTCCCGGGTGCGGGCGGCCGTGTCGTCCTGCGCTCCGCTCTACTCGGGCATCAGTTTTCTGGAGGCCTGGTTCGATGACGTCGAAGCCCGGCACACCGACCTGGCCGACCTGGTCGGGCAGGGGCTGATGGCCTCGGCCGACGGCTCCCGCGCCCTGTTCGCCCAGCGCAACGGTGGCGACCACATCCGGGTCTACATCATTCAGAAGGTTGAGCTCGACTGGATCTCCCGACTGGGCTTGACGATTCACGACACCGCGGGCATCCGCGCCCACCTGCTGGGGGAATTCGCCGGCTGGGGCCCGCGGATGACCCAGATGCTCACCGACAACGACGGTGTCTACGTCAATCGCCCGATTTTCGCCCTGCCCGCCCCCTACGGCTGGGAGCACTCACCCACGCTCACCCTGCTCGGCGACGCCGCGCACGTCATGCCCCCGATCGGCGTCGGGGTGAACCTGGCCCTGCACGACGCCCACGACCTGGCCCTCGCCCTGGCCGGTTCCGCGACCGTCGAGGAGGCCCTGACCAGCTACGAGAAGATCATGCTGGAGCGCTCCGACGAGATCGGGGCCTCGCTCGGTCCGGGGGCCGAGGGCATGATCGACGCGGACTGA
- a CDS encoding iron-siderophore ABC transporter substrate-binding protein — MISVPRRARGAATLAVITLALAACGTTDVEAATGGTAAPASQTCADDTTKTSTGPVTMTDGVGRTIKLDKPAERVAVLEWQQTEDLLTLCVTPVAAASTDGYAQYVTAEKLPASVPSAGERGEPDLDALYATNPDLIVMEVYQADDELLAKLEKRGVPVLATVGADASGQIDNMKKVFSMIGEATGRTERADAVLAEFDTHFAEAKQKVVDAGVKPTDFLFFDGWIEGSNVVIRPYGKGALFTEIGEALGMTSAWTDEINSTYGSGGVDPSYGLAQTDIEGLTAVGDATLFYANDGTEDNYVDELGKSKIWKALPAVKEGRAHAFPNSVWGAGGPRSNEQAIDAYVNILTAK; from the coding sequence ATGATCTCTGTCCCCCGCCGCGCCCGCGGCGCCGCGACCCTCGCCGTGATCACCCTGGCCCTGGCCGCCTGCGGCACCACGGATGTCGAGGCGGCCACCGGCGGCACCGCCGCCCCCGCCTCGCAGACCTGTGCCGACGACACCACGAAGACCTCGACCGGCCCGGTCACGATGACCGACGGCGTCGGGCGCACGATCAAGCTCGACAAGCCCGCCGAGCGCGTCGCGGTGCTGGAGTGGCAGCAGACCGAAGACCTGCTCACCCTGTGCGTGACCCCGGTCGCGGCCGCCTCCACCGACGGGTACGCCCAGTACGTGACCGCCGAGAAGCTGCCCGCATCCGTTCCCAGTGCCGGCGAGCGCGGCGAGCCCGACCTGGACGCGCTGTACGCGACGAACCCCGACCTCATCGTCATGGAGGTCTACCAGGCCGACGACGAGCTGCTCGCCAAGCTGGAGAAGCGGGGTGTTCCGGTGCTGGCCACGGTCGGGGCCGATGCCTCGGGCCAGATCGACAACATGAAGAAGGTCTTCTCCATGATCGGTGAGGCCACCGGCCGCACCGAGCGGGCGGACGCCGTCCTGGCGGAGTTCGACACGCACTTCGCCGAGGCGAAGCAGAAGGTCGTCGACGCCGGGGTGAAGCCCACCGACTTCCTCTTCTTCGACGGCTGGATCGAGGGCAGCAACGTGGTGATCCGCCCCTACGGCAAGGGCGCCCTGTTCACCGAGATCGGCGAGGCCCTGGGCATGACGTCGGCCTGGACCGACGAGATCAACTCCACCTACGGCAGCGGCGGTGTCGACCCCTCCTACGGTCTGGCCCAGACCGACATCGAGGGCCTCACGGCTGTCGGTGACGCGACGCTCTTCTACGCCAACGACGGCACCGAGGACAACTACGTCGACGAACTGGGGAAGAGCAAGATCTGGAAGGCTCTGCCGGCGGTGAAAGAAGGACGCGCGCACGCGTTCCCCAACAGCGTCTGGGGTGCCGGTGGTCCCAGGTCGAACGAGCAGGCCATTGACGCCTACGTGAATATCCTGACCGCGAAGTGA
- a CDS encoding NADP-dependent oxidoreductase gives MTDTMRTVRFREYGEPHDVLRLETTQVPEPGPGRIRVRVHAAGLAPADWALCRGLFAGDLPRGIGCDVSGTVDAIGEGVDGVAVGDVVFGTADWAHCPSAGAADQAVMNRWFPVPDGLDLVHAAALPMTVDTAFHHLSWLGLDAGRTILIHGAGSTIGFAAVQIALLRGMNVIATAGDPYAQQLRDLGAKVTAYGDGMVERVAELHPGPVDLVLDTAPTGGALPDLLRIAGGDTQRVLTISDFAAAKELGVRASFTEDLTRRDEVLPEFAQLAAEGRFTVPIAATFPLEEWESALTISQSGHARGKLLLLPGRDHAAA, from the coding sequence ATGACCGACACGATGCGGACCGTTCGATTCCGGGAGTACGGCGAGCCCCACGACGTCCTGCGTCTGGAGACCACGCAGGTGCCGGAGCCCGGACCGGGCCGGATCCGGGTGCGAGTGCACGCCGCCGGCCTGGCGCCGGCCGACTGGGCGCTGTGCCGTGGCCTTTTCGCCGGGGATCTCCCCCGCGGCATCGGCTGCGACGTCTCGGGCACGGTCGACGCGATCGGCGAGGGTGTGGACGGTGTCGCCGTGGGCGACGTCGTCTTCGGCACTGCGGACTGGGCGCACTGCCCCAGTGCCGGGGCTGCCGACCAGGCCGTCATGAACCGCTGGTTCCCCGTCCCCGACGGGCTCGACCTCGTCCACGCGGCCGCGCTGCCGATGACGGTCGACACCGCCTTCCACCACCTGAGCTGGCTCGGCCTCGACGCGGGCCGGACGATCCTGATCCACGGCGCGGGCAGCACCATCGGGTTCGCCGCCGTGCAGATCGCGCTCCTGCGCGGGATGAACGTCATCGCCACCGCCGGCGACCCGTACGCCCAGCAGTTGCGTGACCTCGGTGCGAAGGTCACCGCCTACGGTGACGGGATGGTCGAGCGCGTCGCCGAACTGCACCCGGGACCGGTCGATCTCGTGCTCGACACCGCCCCGACCGGTGGCGCCCTCCCCGACCTGCTGCGCATCGCCGGCGGCGACACCCAGCGCGTGCTGACCATCTCCGACTTCGCCGCCGCGAAGGAACTGGGCGTCCGCGCCTCGTTCACCGAGGACCTGACCCGGCGCGACGAGGTACTCCCGGAGTTCGCCCAGCTCGCCGCGGAGGGCCGGTTCACCGTGCCGATCGCCGCGACCTTCCCCCTGGAGGAATGGGAGAGCGCCCTGACCATCAGCCAGAGCGGGCACGCCCGCGGGAAACTGCTCCTCCTGCCGGGCCGGGACCACGCAGCGGCCTGA
- a CDS encoding maleylpyruvate isomerase N-terminal domain-containing protein, whose protein sequence is METFRVESGAFVSALGRLPQDAWGLPTRCTPWSVAGVVGHVVTTVGRVPGMVDAPAPLGAEVTAVSYYRADARFSPASNAQRVRDAAARADSSSAGERGLADQLDDTVEQVVRACAGQRDDRVVLTRHGDAILLSGFLVTRVFETALHGIDVADAVGQAAWVTEPAVRVLVAMLFERPEAARALGWAPDVLLRRATGRSEVGSSDRERLTGCGLRDLALG, encoded by the coding sequence GTGGAGACTTTCCGGGTCGAGTCGGGTGCGTTCGTGAGCGCTCTGGGTCGGCTACCGCAGGACGCATGGGGGCTTCCCACGCGGTGTACGCCCTGGTCGGTGGCGGGGGTGGTGGGGCACGTGGTCACCACCGTGGGCCGGGTCCCGGGAATGGTGGACGCGCCGGCACCCCTGGGTGCGGAGGTCACCGCGGTCTCGTACTACCGGGCGGACGCACGGTTCAGCCCCGCTTCCAACGCGCAGCGGGTGCGGGACGCGGCCGCCCGGGCCGACTCTTCCTCTGCCGGAGAACGGGGACTGGCCGACCAACTCGACGACACCGTCGAGCAGGTGGTGCGGGCGTGCGCCGGGCAGCGGGACGACCGGGTGGTACTGACCCGGCACGGCGACGCGATACTGCTGAGCGGGTTCCTGGTAACGCGGGTGTTCGAGACCGCGCTGCACGGGATCGACGTGGCGGACGCCGTCGGACAGGCGGCGTGGGTCACGGAACCGGCGGTGCGGGTGCTGGTGGCCATGCTGTTCGAGCGACCGGAGGCCGCCCGCGCGCTCGGCTGGGCCCCGGATGTGCTGCTGCGCCGGGCCACCGGCCGCAGCGAGGTCGGCAGCAGCGACCGGGAGCGGCTGACCGGTTGCGGGCTGCGGGATCTGGCCCTGGGCTGA
- a CDS encoding RidA family protein gives MTTPESRLAEAGIELPAPVAPLANYVPATRAGSLIFTAGQLPLSGGVMLAEGKVGGGVLPEQAADCARQAAVNALAAIKAEIGDLSAVKRVVKVVVFVASEPGFTGQPAVADGASALMDLAFGEAGKHSRSAVGVAVLPKDAPVEVELIVEVG, from the coding sequence ATGACCACTCCCGAGAGCCGCCTGGCCGAGGCCGGTATCGAGCTGCCCGCCCCGGTGGCGCCGCTGGCCAACTACGTGCCCGCCACCCGCGCCGGCTCCCTGATCTTCACCGCCGGGCAACTGCCCCTGTCCGGCGGGGTGATGCTCGCCGAGGGCAAGGTCGGCGGCGGCGTGCTGCCCGAGCAGGCCGCCGACTGCGCCCGGCAGGCGGCGGTCAACGCACTGGCCGCGATCAAGGCCGAGATCGGCGACCTGTCCGCGGTGAAGCGGGTGGTGAAGGTCGTGGTGTTCGTCGCGAGCGAGCCCGGCTTCACCGGTCAGCCGGCCGTCGCCGACGGCGCCAGCGCCCTGATGGACCTCGCCTTCGGTGAGGCGGGCAAGCACTCGCGCAGTGCGGTCGGCGTCGCGGTCCTGCCCAAGGACGCGCCGGTCGAGGTGGAGCTGATCGTCGAGGTCGGGTAG
- a CDS encoding TetR/AcrR family transcriptional regulator, with protein sequence MPRDGRIVRERLQRSALELFTEHGYDGATAGQIAAHAGVTERTFFRHFPDKREVLFASEEELREVLSGALAAVPPELEALPTLRRAFHDVVPLLERNRPLAELRAPVIRAAPALRERESAKATALVTLVAEALEKRGVSARSALLCARVGMDAFSTAIRRWMTEPSPDLHAEVDEAFEELRALTGAL encoded by the coding sequence GTGCCCCGGGACGGACGGATCGTGCGCGAGCGCCTGCAGCGCTCCGCCCTCGAGCTGTTCACCGAACACGGGTACGACGGCGCCACCGCCGGGCAGATCGCCGCCCACGCCGGCGTCACCGAGCGCACCTTCTTCCGGCACTTCCCGGACAAGCGTGAGGTGCTCTTCGCCTCCGAGGAGGAACTGCGCGAGGTCCTGTCCGGCGCGCTCGCGGCGGTGCCGCCGGAACTGGAGGCGCTGCCGACCCTGCGCCGGGCCTTCCACGACGTCGTGCCGTTGCTCGAGCGCAACCGCCCGCTGGCCGAACTGCGCGCGCCCGTCATCCGGGCCGCGCCCGCGCTGCGCGAGAGGGAGTCCGCGAAGGCGACCGCGCTCGTCACGCTCGTCGCCGAGGCGCTGGAAAAGCGCGGCGTGAGCGCACGATCGGCCCTGTTGTGCGCCCGGGTCGGCATGGACGCGTTCAGTACGGCGATCCGGCGGTGGATGACCGAGCCGTCACCCGATCTGCACGCCGAGGTCGACGAGGCGTTCGAGGAGTTGCGCGCCCTGACCGGGGCGCTGTGA
- a CDS encoding TetR/AcrR family transcriptional regulator: MQTPVTPGRRERKKAATRQSIADAALRLFLERGYDQVSIRDIANAADVSTTTLFKHFTGKEALVFDEQAHMQASLVAAVRGRPEGLSVVEALRDFWLAGRVTQPDGQGELAQFTRLVESTPALRLYAERVWAQHTDILAAALADEFGVPHDNIACASLARFALQVPTIVRGRENPGAAVEEIFAFLADGWRDPR; encoded by the coding sequence ATGCAGACCCCCGTCACCCCAGGCCGCCGCGAGCGCAAGAAGGCCGCCACCCGGCAGTCGATCGCCGACGCGGCGCTGCGCCTGTTCCTGGAGCGGGGCTACGACCAGGTGAGCATCCGGGACATCGCGAACGCGGCAGACGTCTCCACCACCACGCTGTTCAAGCACTTCACCGGCAAGGAGGCGCTGGTCTTCGACGAGCAGGCCCACATGCAGGCGAGCCTGGTCGCCGCGGTCCGCGGGCGCCCCGAAGGCCTGAGCGTCGTCGAGGCGCTGCGCGACTTCTGGCTGGCCGGGCGGGTGACGCAGCCCGACGGGCAGGGTGAGCTGGCGCAGTTCACCCGTCTCGTCGAGTCCACGCCGGCCCTGCGCCTGTATGCCGAGCGTGTCTGGGCCCAGCACACCGACATCCTGGCCGCGGCCCTGGCCGACGAGTTCGGGGTGCCGCACGACAACATCGCCTGCGCGAGCCTGGCCCGCTTCGCCCTGCAGGTGCCGACCATCGTGCGGGGCCGGGAGAATCCCGGTGCCGCGGTCGAGGAGATCTTCGCGTTCCTGGCCGACGGCTGGCGCGATCCGCGCTGA
- a CDS encoding iron ABC transporter permease codes for MTGSSPSRPLPGIGLGRGASGTAVLLVLLASVVLVGLWHLTQGTSGVGPLDLVRYLFGVRENVGGVPIGDVLTGSRLPRLLAGTAVGVALGAGGALLQSITRNQLASPDTLAVTAGAYFALTGVAAFGLVVPLWASGAVAFGGGLLAAGVVLGLAGAATGVNSTRLILAGSAVAMALDAASAMLLILFKEGTVGLYAWGNGSLAQLNLDAAARASPVITVLIVLAVLMSRRLDVLGLGDDAAASLGVPVRSTWIVAVLVAVMLTGISVTLAGPLAFVGLAAPVAVRLAATRIGALSRHVFGIPACGLAGALLVLLADAVLRAIMGAQAAASIPTGIPTSLLGAVVIVFLALRLRDLGPAPHAHVAVRSRRRFLTVMVVVTVLLVAAVLVGLLAGSLWLRLGDLSLWVQGTAPDLIARALDDRAPRVAAAATAGAALALAGTVVQGTVRNPLAEPGILGITAGAGLGAVLVVTSGLPGGRPTLVVAAVAMGLATFALITALSWRGGFRPDRFLLIGIGCGYALSSFSTFLLLRADPYDTPRIFTWLSGTTYGRTFPDVLPVAVTLVIATPLVLGMRRELDLLAIDEDTPQIFGVRRERARLALLTIAAVTAATSVIAVGVVGFVGLVAPHLARALVGVRHGRIIPVALLLGALLVVAADALGRTLIAPSQIPAGLMMALIGAPYFVWLLHRSRSTR; via the coding sequence GTGACCGGAAGCTCGCCGTCGCGGCCGCTGCCCGGGATCGGGCTCGGCCGCGGCGCGAGCGGGACGGCCGTGTTGCTCGTCCTGCTCGCCTCGGTCGTCCTGGTCGGCCTGTGGCATCTGACCCAGGGAACGTCCGGCGTGGGACCCCTGGACCTGGTGCGCTATCTCTTCGGTGTCCGCGAGAACGTCGGCGGTGTCCCGATCGGTGATGTGCTGACCGGGTCGCGGCTGCCGCGGCTGCTCGCCGGGACCGCGGTCGGGGTGGCGCTCGGCGCGGGTGGCGCCCTGCTGCAGTCGATCACCCGCAACCAGCTGGCCTCCCCCGACACCCTGGCCGTCACCGCCGGGGCCTACTTCGCGCTGACCGGCGTCGCCGCGTTCGGCCTGGTCGTGCCGCTGTGGGCCTCGGGCGCCGTGGCCTTCGGCGGTGGCCTGCTCGCCGCGGGCGTCGTGCTCGGGCTGGCCGGGGCCGCGACCGGCGTCAACTCCACGCGGTTGATCCTCGCCGGGTCGGCGGTCGCGATGGCCCTCGACGCCGCCAGCGCCATGCTGCTGATCCTGTTCAAGGAAGGCACGGTGGGGCTGTACGCCTGGGGCAACGGTTCTCTCGCGCAGCTCAACCTCGACGCCGCGGCCCGGGCGAGCCCGGTCATCACCGTCCTGATCGTCCTGGCCGTCCTGATGTCCCGGCGCCTGGACGTTCTCGGGCTCGGTGACGATGCGGCCGCGTCCCTGGGCGTGCCGGTGCGCTCGACCTGGATCGTGGCCGTGCTGGTGGCCGTCATGCTGACCGGCATCTCGGTGACGCTGGCCGGGCCGCTGGCCTTCGTCGGTCTGGCTGCTCCGGTCGCGGTGCGCCTGGCGGCCACGCGCATCGGCGCTCTGAGCCGTCACGTCTTCGGGATCCCGGCCTGCGGGCTGGCCGGCGCGTTGCTGGTGCTGCTGGCGGACGCGGTGCTGCGGGCGATCATGGGGGCCCAGGCCGCGGCCTCGATCCCCACCGGGATCCCGACCTCGCTGCTCGGTGCCGTGGTCATCGTGTTCCTGGCGCTGCGCCTGCGCGACCTGGGCCCGGCCCCCCACGCCCACGTCGCCGTGCGCTCGAGGCGGCGCTTCCTCACCGTGATGGTCGTCGTCACCGTCCTGCTCGTGGCCGCCGTGCTCGTCGGCCTGCTGGCCGGGAGCCTGTGGCTGCGCCTGGGTGACCTCTCCCTCTGGGTCCAGGGCACCGCCCCCGACCTGATCGCCCGGGCCCTGGACGACCGCGCACCCCGCGTTGCCGCGGCCGCCACCGCCGGTGCGGCCCTGGCCCTGGCCGGAACGGTGGTGCAGGGCACGGTGCGCAACCCGCTGGCCGAACCCGGCATCCTCGGCATCACCGCCGGGGCCGGGCTCGGCGCGGTGCTCGTGGTGACCTCCGGACTGCCCGGCGGCCGGCCCACGCTCGTCGTCGCCGCCGTCGCCATGGGCCTGGCGACCTTCGCCCTGATCACCGCGCTGTCCTGGCGCGGCGGCTTCCGGCCCGACCGCTTCCTGCTCATCGGTATCGGATGTGGCTACGCACTCAGCAGTTTCAGTACCTTCCTGCTGCTGCGCGCCGATCCCTACGACACCCCGCGGATCTTCACCTGGCTGTCGGGCACGACCTACGGCCGGACGTTCCCGGACGTTCTCCCGGTCGCGGTGACGCTGGTGATCGCCACGCCCCTGGTGCTGGGCATGCGACGTGAGCTGGACCTGCTGGCCATCGACGAGGACACCCCGCAGATCTTCGGGGTCCGCCGCGAGCGCGCCCGCCTGGCCCTGCTGACGATCGCCGCCGTGACCGCCGCCACGAGCGTGATCGCGGTCGGGGTGGTCGGTTTCGTCGGGCTCGTGGCCCCGCACCTGGCCCGGGCCCTGGTCGGCGTGCGGCACGGGCGGATCATCCCGGTCGCCCTGCTGCTGGGCGCCCTGCTCGTCGTGGCCGCCGACGCCCTCGGCCGCACCCTCATCGCCCCGTCGCAGATCCCGGCCGGGCTGATGATGGCCCTGATCGGTGCGCCGTACTTCGTCTGGCTGCTGCACCGCTCACGCAGTACCCGGTGA
- a CDS encoding DUF397 domain-containing protein has protein sequence MSGEWVRTGGSDGDRVEMREHDGLVQVRDATRPGGPVLNFHSSEMSVWIHGATGESGHLT, from the coding sequence GTGAGCGGTGAGTGGGTCAGGACCGGCGGCTCGGATGGTGACCGGGTGGAAATGCGTGAGCACGACGGTCTGGTCCAGGTGCGCGACGCCACGAGACCCGGCGGTCCGGTGCTGAACTTCCACAGCAGCGAGATGTCGGTCTGGATTCACGGAGCCACGGGCGAGTCCGGTCATCTGACCTGA